From Gimesia panareensis, the proteins below share one genomic window:
- a CDS encoding M14 family zinc carboxypeptidase, whose protein sequence is MPASLLHNCCPFRTSLRIAFCLLSLLLNLPLLEAQETETLQQKLARLPQPWQKKLHRLTLKEYTETLKFWEQTHPDLVQVDRIGVTLEGIPLPMLKITDPKTDLKQKQICLVTALHGGPERSGTTAVMHFVEWMLSDDPEAVATRQKQLLLIIPIINPFAYFETDRFGNSQKIDPYTGGGTTNWDLKTLQFKLPEKSPEVMAVLSVVDQFQPDVHVDVHGTGLQEYAPEQLGSRERYRGQTMFEVTGSAYSNMSLRPWDWRITEAINQSGEAAGFGYDRFEADAQRLFWGNSLTAISNKLWLGRPQFYTAHYGYAHYHTMLMAFEVGWEQSGLARLKGLMKIGNERWIDEFHSGYPVNRVNSYIGHYVSAWGTTARARRQSRVELWKQQPRFSQAVLYPQTAGRDTYLVATSQKAAELLSADIPEFLANIKDSPDIDQSALQTIIEAGPEIKFAVSKGRALGPKELPIEHGISFQLRLPYHQPDLVDIRLNGHLLHKSETDGYVSWQGSGFTYVQINVPPEKSKTHDLYLITCLYAPKEQRTYGWKPPAQVLNRIK, encoded by the coding sequence ATGCCTGCCAGCCTGCTTCACAACTGCTGCCCGTTTCGAACTTCCCTGCGGATCGCGTTCTGCCTGCTCAGCCTGCTGCTGAACCTCCCTCTTCTGGAAGCACAGGAAACAGAAACGCTGCAGCAGAAACTTGCCCGCCTCCCGCAACCCTGGCAGAAAAAACTGCACCGCCTGACACTCAAGGAATACACGGAAACACTGAAATTCTGGGAGCAAACCCACCCCGACCTGGTTCAGGTCGATCGGATTGGCGTGACCCTCGAAGGCATTCCGCTCCCCATGCTGAAAATCACCGACCCCAAAACCGACTTGAAACAGAAACAGATCTGCCTGGTCACTGCACTGCACGGCGGTCCCGAACGGAGCGGCACCACGGCAGTGATGCACTTCGTGGAATGGATGCTCAGCGACGATCCGGAAGCCGTAGCGACGCGGCAGAAACAGCTGCTGCTGATCATTCCCATCATCAACCCTTTCGCCTATTTCGAAACCGACCGCTTTGGCAACTCCCAGAAGATCGATCCCTACACCGGGGGCGGCACCACGAACTGGGACCTCAAAACATTGCAGTTCAAGCTGCCGGAGAAATCGCCTGAAGTCATGGCGGTCCTCTCGGTCGTCGATCAGTTCCAGCCCGACGTCCATGTCGACGTACACGGTACCGGCCTGCAGGAGTACGCTCCCGAACAGCTGGGCTCGCGGGAACGTTACCGCGGCCAGACCATGTTTGAAGTCACCGGCTCAGCCTATTCCAACATGTCGCTCCGCCCCTGGGACTGGCGCATCACCGAAGCGATTAACCAGTCTGGCGAAGCCGCTGGCTTTGGTTACGACCGCTTCGAAGCCGACGCCCAGCGTCTCTTCTGGGGCAATTCGCTGACCGCGATATCCAATAAACTCTGGCTGGGTCGCCCCCAGTTCTACACCGCGCATTACGGCTATGCCCATTACCACACCATGCTGATGGCCTTCGAAGTCGGCTGGGAACAGAGCGGGCTGGCACGCCTCAAAGGCCTGATGAAAATCGGCAACGAGCGCTGGATAGACGAATTCCACTCCGGGTATCCCGTCAATCGCGTTAACAGCTATATCGGCCACTATGTCAGCGCCTGGGGCACCACGGCCCGCGCTCGTCGTCAGAGCCGGGTCGAACTCTGGAAACAGCAACCCCGCTTTTCCCAGGCGGTCCTCTATCCGCAGACCGCCGGCCGGGATACTTATCTCGTCGCCACTTCACAGAAAGCAGCTGAACTGCTCTCTGCCGATATCCCGGAATTCCTCGCCAACATCAAAGATAGTCCCGACATCGACCAGAGCGCACTCCAGACCATCATTGAAGCCGGCCCCGAAATCAAATTTGCCGTCAGTAAAGGACGTGCCTTAGGACCAAAAGAGCTGCCCATTGAACACGGCATTTCGTTCCAGCTCCGTCTCCCTTACCACCAGCCGGACCTGGTTGACATCCGACTCAACGGACACCTGCTGCATAAAAGTGAAACCGACGGCTATGTCTCCTGGCAAGGGTCGGGATTCACCTATGTGCAGATCAATGTGCCACCGGAAAAATCCAAGACCCATGACCTCTACCTCATCACCTGTCTGTATGCCCCGAAGGAACAGAGAACCTATGGCTGGAAGCCGCCCGCACAGGTACTGAACCGGATCAAATAA
- a CDS encoding GntR family transcriptional regulator, translating into MTSRAPETQQTSSPASASQHGKQRTKYMQLVEQLTEQITQGELSPGAALPSEHQLCETHQLARTTVRNAMQLLEEQGWINRIHGKGSFVSTKPPIPIKQQLDIFAFVLPEVRTGFYPSLQRSFEQAAALTQNQVLVCCTENKVDMQGNTILQLIDKHVAGVALVPATVPPTPAYQVRQLQQHGIPVVFCHRDVEGIQAPLLSIPFREVGLLAGQTLLEQGHRSIALFSPHRATASIEYETGLREALAASPDPCPEPFIFHGPSSQLHPIDYEPDLLNTLELMFQRPEPPTAIFATFDSLAELIYLLLGKLGKRVPEDVSLLGFGGTVRHGAIQSRLSSITVDEVAIGRKAAELLTQMKQGALPIDSAEVFPMPINTSTGQTLGPPPGP; encoded by the coding sequence ATGACATCACGTGCCCCGGAAACACAACAGACCAGTTCCCCTGCCTCGGCTTCCCAGCACGGCAAGCAGCGCACGAAGTACATGCAGCTCGTCGAGCAGCTGACCGAACAGATCACGCAGGGGGAACTCAGCCCGGGAGCGGCACTCCCTTCGGAACACCAGCTGTGTGAAACCCACCAGCTGGCACGCACCACCGTTCGCAATGCCATGCAACTGCTCGAAGAACAGGGCTGGATCAATCGGATCCACGGCAAAGGCTCGTTCGTCAGCACCAAGCCCCCGATCCCCATTAAACAGCAGCTCGATATTTTCGCCTTCGTTCTGCCCGAGGTACGCACCGGCTTTTACCCCTCCCTGCAACGGAGCTTCGAACAGGCAGCCGCCCTCACCCAGAACCAGGTGCTCGTCTGCTGCACGGAAAACAAAGTCGACATGCAGGGCAACACAATTCTGCAGCTCATTGACAAACATGTTGCCGGCGTCGCCCTGGTCCCCGCGACAGTCCCCCCAACCCCCGCGTACCAGGTGCGACAACTGCAACAGCACGGCATTCCGGTCGTCTTCTGTCACCGGGACGTCGAAGGCATCCAGGCGCCCCTGCTTTCCATCCCCTTCCGTGAAGTCGGCCTGCTCGCCGGACAGACACTGCTGGAACAGGGACACCGCTCGATCGCCCTGTTTTCTCCCCACCGCGCTACCGCCTCGATTGAATACGAAACCGGACTCCGCGAGGCCCTGGCTGCCAGCCCTGATCCCTGCCCGGAACCGTTCATCTTTCACGGCCCCAGTTCGCAGTTGCATCCCATCGACTACGAACCGGATCTGCTCAACACCCTGGAGCTCATGTTCCAGCGTCCTGAACCGCCCACTGCGATCTTCGCCACCTTCGATTCACTCGCCGAACTGATTTACCTGCTGCTCGGCAAACTGGGAAAGCGCGTTCCGGAAGATGTCTCCCTGCTCGGATTCGGCGGCACCGTCCGCCACGGCGCGATCCAGAGTCGGCTCTCTTCGATCACCGTCGATGAAGTCGCCATCGGCAGAAAAGCGGCTGAGCTCCTGACTCAGATGAAACAGGGAGCACTGCCCATTGATTCCGCCGAAGTCTTCCCCATGCCCATTAACACCAGCACCGGACAGACCCTGGGACCGCCCCCCGGTCCATAA